The proteins below are encoded in one region of Hordeum vulgare subsp. vulgare chromosome 3H, MorexV3_pseudomolecules_assembly, whole genome shotgun sequence:
- the LOC123439332 gene encoding uncharacterized protein LOC123439332 — MDLFERAKTVRLRSHHDKYMYADEDESHVLQDRNASSPNVRWTVELVPHAPGVIRLRSRYGRYLTASNEPFLIGVTGRKVIQTLPHRLDSSVEWVPVGNGRHARLQTRYGNFLRANGGLPPLRNTISHDVPHHRHAGWVVWCIEIVQVLLHPRECSDPVTSAAAASPPLPYKPVSRSPSPSPSPLPTEALRPPPAPHHRTATPFIAQPPPPPPGSLAPPVGLSRLESADSFSMPVHKVEGRHIHYHIADDSGDVRDEAEGHSFMFNGTSLGELLERLQEETGLKDVIVCFRNPITSKLMPLRLQLPPDNNAMHVVLVHESSQVARSFS; from the exons ATGGATCTGTTCGAGCGCGCCAAGACGGTGCGGCTGCGGAGCCACCACGACAAGTACATGTACGCCGACGAGGACGAGTCCCACGTCCTGCAGGACCGCAACGCCTCCTCCCCGAACGTGCGGTGGACCGTCGAGCTCGTGCCCCACGCGCCGGGCGTCATCCGCCTCCGCAGCCGCTACGGCCGCTACCTCACCGCCTCCAACGAGCCCTTCCTCATCGGCGTCACCGGCCGCAAGGTGATCCAGACGCTGCCCCACCGCCTCGACTCGTCCGTCGAGTGGGTCCCCGTCGGCAACGGCAGGCACGCTCGCCTCCAGACCCGCTACGGCAACTTCCTCCGCGCCAACGGCGGGCTCCCGCCGTTGCGCAACACCATCAGCCACGACGTCCCCCACCACCGCCATGCCGGCTGGGTCGTCTGGTGCATCGAGATCGTGCAGGTCCTCCTTCATCCGCGTGAATGCTCCGATCCCGTcacttccgccgccgccgcctctccccctCTACCTTACAAGCCAGTCTCTCGATCGCCCTCGCCATCGCCCTCTCCCTTACCGACGGAAGCGCTTAGGCCTCCTCCGGCACCGCACCACCGTACGGCGACTCCATTCATAGCGCAGCCCCCGCCTCCTCCCCCCGGCTCCCTAGCGCCCCCGGTCGGCCTTTCCAGGCTCGAG TCGGCAGACTCCTTCTCGATGCCGGTGCACAAGGTGGAGGGGCGGCACATCCACTACCACATTGCGGATGACAGTGGTGATGTGCGTGATGAAGCGGAGGGACACTCGTTCATGTTCAACGGGACAAGCCTTGGGGAGCTGCTGGAGAGACTGCAGGAGGAGACGGGGCTCAAGGACGTGATCGTCTGCTTTCGCAACCCCATCACAAGCAAGTTGATGCCGCTGCGCCTGCAACTGCCACCCGACAACAACGCCATGCATGTCGTGCTCGTGCACGAGTCCTCACAAG TGGCAAGATCCTTTTCATGA